A window of Pseudomonadota bacterium contains these coding sequences:
- a CDS encoding reductive dehalogenase: EGPTISNNSGIYKWYIDPEKCLDFWARNNGSCGNCVRVCSYNKLPGKLHDMARFLIKHASWLNPVLVGMDKLVGYGSRVKTEDAWK, from the coding sequence AGAGGGGCCCACAATATCGAATAACAGCGGTATATACAAATGGTATATCGATCCTGAAAAATGCCTCGACTTTTGGGCACGCAACAATGGGAGTTGCGGAAACTGCGTCCGTGTCTGCTCCTACAATAAGCTGCCGGGTAAACTGCACGATATGGCAAGATTCCTGATTAAACACGCATCCTGGCTGAACCCTGTTCTTGTAGGGATGGACAAGCTGGTCGGCTACGGCAGTCGGGTCAAGACGGAAGATGCCTGGAAATAA